The DNA segment CGATGCTCAACCGATATTCAAGCTGTTCTTTTTCTTCCCGGAGCCTTTTCAACTCCCAGATGACCTTTGATGTTAGATCACTGGGAAATTTCCATGTTATGGCCTGTATCTTGGATATTCCCGGAAATGCAGTCTCGATATCTCTGTATATCTTCCCAAGAGTGTCATCCCCTAAGATCTGAATACATGGGATTATTGTCTTTCCAAGGCTTAGGGCCTGTCGGTACTCCCCCCTTACCCATTCTCTCATTTCTGTTCCAGTGGTATGCAGCAAAATGAAATAATCGGCATCGGAGATGGCCCTCCTTATTCTGTCTTCCCACACCTGTCCCGTTAGTATGTCGCTTTCTGCAAAGAATGCTCTCCAGCCATTTTCCTGTAAGGCCTTCTTCAGGGCTTTTGCGAAATCCCTCCCGGTTTTTGAGTAATAGCTTATGAAAACGTCAAATTTTTCTCCCAAGATTTCGCCCCCAGTTCACCGCCCCATCTTTATCTCGTGGATCAGGACTTCGGCGTGGGCAAGGAAGTCCTCGCCGAGCTTGACACCTTCCTCCATCGCCAGCTCGACCTGTTTTATCAGGCCGTCAAGCTCCCTGCTCTTGGAATAGACCTTCAGGTCGTTGAGGTACTTGAGGGCATCTTTATAGTTGCCGAGCTTGAGGTGCATCAGCGCGAGCTCGCCGGCGTAGAAGGCCGAACGGGAGAAGTCCTTTGAGGATACGCTCCTCTCAAGCTTCCTCTGGTAGCTAATGCCGAGGATCTTTGCCAGGTCTCTCTGGAGCTCCTCGACGCTCCCATAGCGCTCCTCTTTCCTCTTGGCGAGCATCTTGAGGACGATGTTGTCGAAGGGCCTAGCGTCGGGGTTCAGCTCGCTCGGCCTCGGCGGCTCCTTCGTGGTTATCGCCTGGGCTAAGCTCGAAAGGGAGCCGCCGTCGAAGGGGCGCTTGCCCGTTAGGAGTTCGTAGAAGACGACGCCTAACTGCCAGATGTCGCTCCTCTCGTCAACCTCGCCGAAGGTCTCCGGAGCTATCTGCTCGGGAGAGGCATAATATGGTGTAAAAGCCATTGTAGTGGTACTTTCCTCTCCAATAAACTTGCTCAGCCCCCAGTCGGAAATCTTGGGAATTCCGTTCTTCAGGAGGATGTTGCTTGGCTTCAAATCCCTGTGGAGTATCCTCTTGGAGTGTGCGTACTTCAGACCTTCGGCCGCGTTGAAGACCAGCCAGGCCGCCTTCTCTGCCTCCATCGGCTTCTTCTCCCTTTCGAGGGAGTCCTCACAGTACTCCATCTCGATGTACGGAACCGGAATAATGTTTACCTCGTATAAACGGACTATGTTAGGATGTATAAGGTGAAGCCAGTTGCCAACTTCTTTAATGAACATTCTTCCCATAGCTGGATTTAGTGTTTTTGGAATTTTTACAGCAACTGTCTTACCATCTCTCTTTCGGATAGCCTTGAAAACATATGCGAATCCTCCTTCTCCAATGTATTCTACCCTTTCATATAATTCA comes from the Methanomassiliicoccales archaeon genome and includes:
- a CDS encoding toll/interleukin-1 receptor domain-containing protein yields the protein MGEKFDVFISYYSKTGRDFAKALKKALQENGWRAFFAESDILTGQVWEDRIRRAISDADYFILLHTTGTEMREWVRGEYRQALSLGKTIIPCIQILGDDTLGKIYRDIETAFPGISKIQAITWKFPSDLTSKVIWELKRLREEKEQLEYRLSIDPYPRESTPVLQRARTVGTPLSQGDVHLLKLKGCAGRHERELESVIDQVKFAIRDGAKLREDSIAEIEILINEIELDGECIKA